In a single window of the Candidatus Nitrosotenuis cloacae genome:
- a CDS encoding Sec-independent protein translocase subunit TatA/TatB, whose protein sequence is MMYPLNILGSEWIIIIFVALMALLGTNKLPEVTRRLGKAVGEYNKTKNEIQSQISGTPNANINVTSPVQNERQKLEFMAKSLGIDFASKTDDEIRKMIAEKMSTGTDSKDRE, encoded by the coding sequence ATGATGTATCCGCTGAATATACTTGGTAGCGAGTGGATAATCATCATATTTGTAGCCCTGATGGCACTGCTTGGCACAAACAAGCTGCCGGAGGTGACGCGCAGACTCGGAAAGGCAGTAGGCGAGTACAACAAGACAAAGAACGAGATTCAGAGTCAGATCAGCGGCACGCCAAATGCAAACATCAACGTGACCAGTCCAGTCCAGAACGAGAGGCAAAAGCTAGAGTTCATGGCAAAGTCGCTTGGGATTGACTTTGCAAGCAAGACAGACGACGAGATAAGAAAGATGATTGCGGAAAAAATGTCCACGGGCACCGATTCAAAGGATAGAGAGTAA
- a CDS encoding DNA-methyltransferase, producing MQDVAANKIDLIVTDPPFAIDFKATKQNYNRTASRVMQGYNEIKQKDYYEFTARWMEQAFRILKESGSMYVFSGWNNLKDILNALDDTGFTTINHIIWKYQFGVVTSKKFVTSHYHCIYVCKNEKKRRFYPYTRFGKNEKTAEGRSLHYKDKEDVWNIKREYWTGDQKTPTKLPAEIIKKILEYSSKEGDVVCDPFLGSGQVAVVSKMMGRRYLGFEIVKRYHQFAKKRLDENIYRVKA from the coding sequence ATGCAAGACGTTGCCGCAAACAAGATAGACCTGATAGTGACAGACCCGCCGTTTGCAATCGACTTTAAGGCCACAAAGCAGAACTACAACAGGACTGCGTCGCGTGTGATGCAGGGATACAACGAGATCAAACAGAAGGACTATTACGAATTTACCGCAAGGTGGATGGAGCAGGCATTTAGGATTCTAAAAGAGTCAGGCAGCATGTACGTTTTTTCCGGATGGAACAACCTCAAGGACATACTCAACGCACTGGACGACACGGGCTTTACCACCATAAACCACATAATCTGGAAGTACCAGTTCGGCGTAGTCACGTCCAAGAAATTTGTCACGTCCCATTACCACTGCATCTACGTCTGCAAGAACGAAAAAAAGCGCAGATTCTACCCGTACACGCGATTTGGCAAGAACGAAAAGACTGCGGAGGGCCGCAGCCTGCACTACAAGGACAAGGAGGACGTCTGGAACATAAAGCGAGAATACTGGACTGGCGACCAAAAGACCCCGACCAAGCTCCCAGCAGAGATAATCAAAAAGATCCTAGAGTATTCCAGCAAGGAAGGAGACGTGGTATGCGACCCGTTCCTCGGCTCAGGCCAGGTCGCAGTAGTAAGCAAGATGATGGGGCGCAGGTACCTCGGATTTGAGATTGTCAAAAGGTACCACCAGTTCGCAAAGAAGAGGCTGGACGAGAACATCTACAGAGTAAAAGCATAA